Proteins encoded together in one Panthera uncia isolate 11264 chromosome A2, Puncia_PCG_1.0, whole genome shotgun sequence window:
- the LOC125929130 gene encoding olfactory receptor-like protein OLF4 isoform X2, translated as MYIYIFVFNLVYFFKSHLHHMELSNKTRISEFLLLGFSERPELQPLIFGLFLSMYLITVFGNLLIILAISTDPNLHTPMYFFLANLSFVDICFTSTTIPKMLVNIQTQSKVITYEDCITQIYFLILFAVLDVFLLSVMAYDRFVAICHPLHYMVIMNPRLCGLLVLVSWIMCVLNSLLQSLMMLRLSFCTHLHIPHFFCELNEMLQLACSDTFLNNVVMYLAAVLLGGGPFAGILYSYSKIVSSIRGIASAKGKYKTFSTCASHLSVVCLFYCTMLGVYLSSAATQSSYSSATASVMYTVVTPMLNPFIYSLRNKDIKSALRRIVGVQVM; from the exons atgtatatatatatatttgtcttcaatctagtttatttttttaa aAGCCACCTCCACCACATGGAACTGAGCAACAAAACACgaatttcagaatttcttctcCTGGGATTTTCAGAGAGACCAGAACTGCAGCCCCTCATATTTGGGCTTTTCCTCTCCATGTACCTGATCACTGTGTTTGGAAACCTGCTCATAATTttggccatcagcacagaccccaacctccacacacccatgtacttcttcctggccAACCTGTCCTTCGTAGATATTTGCTTCACCTCCACCACGATTCCGAAGATGCTGGTGAACATCCAGACTCAGAGCAAAGTCATAACTTATGAGGACTGCAtcacacagatttattttctcattctctttgctGTACTGGACGTCTTCCTCCTGAGTGTGATGGCCTATGACAGGTTTGTGGCCATCTGTCACCCCCTGCACTACATGGTCATCATGAACCCCCGGCTCTGTGGGCTGCTGGTTCTGGTGTCCTGGATCATGTGCGTCCTGAATTCCCTGTTACAAAGTTTAATGATGTTGCGGCTATCCTTCTGTACACACTTGCATATCCCCCACTTTTTTTGTGAACTCAATGAGATGCTCCAGCTTGCCTGTTCTGACACCTTTCTTAATAACGTGGTGATGTATCTTGCAGCTGTCCTGCTGGGTGGTGGTCCTTTTGCTGGGATCCTTTACTCTTATTCCAAGATAGTTTCCTCTATACGTGGGATTGCATCAGCTAAGGGCAAGTATAAAACGTTTTCCACCTGTGCGTCTCACCTGTCGGTCGTGTGTTTATTTTACTGTACGATGCTCGGCGTGTACCTCAGCTCTGCTGCTACCCAGAGCTCCTACTCAAGTGCCACAGCCTCGGTGATGTACACGGTGGTCACGCCCATGCTGAACCCCttcatctacagcctgaggaacaaAGACATAAAGAGTGCTCTGAGAAGAATTGTTGGGGTTCAAGTGATGTAA
- the LOC125929129 gene encoding endogenous retrovirus group S71 member 1 Env polyprotein-like, with translation MVTYGYGHRDEEQKLANIPGLYSWPANRKVECEGKGQYHCAKWGCETLAPWLAGQGHDPLITLLRTRDPKCKTRGKCHPTKICLKKVSSPSTFSSSWDTGHTWGLRMYAPGVDKGISFTIQRVKRKTPPNPVGPNKDMILHLPLFPTVPSQPTPQSGVPTKSELPTTGHIQNLLSPETHWLDGVDSTYAWLNSSHAETVQDCWLCLNPKPPYYARVATNASIGQDTEKHVVKLLNPSTTLCPWGSRPILTLGDLQGQGWCIASQEYNWQSSPYKNSCAEVYIPTSSDTASAQNIPYRALPGAWFACSSGITPCIAAAYLGVGTQEICILVHILPQIYLYSREAGKEHLRLFEGRSRVKRAAPVLIPLLVGLGIVGSTAIGTAGLIVGDQNYKTVSKQVDRDLGCLETSISRLQHQVDSLAEVVLQNRRGLDLLFMKEGGRGCITKQKRA, from the coding sequence ATGGTTACCTATGGATATGGACACAGGGATGAAGAACAAAAATTGGCTAACATACCAGGGTTATACAGTTGGCCTGCAAATAGAAAGGTCGAATGTGAAGGAAAAGGCCAATACCATTGTGCAAAATGGGGTTGTGAAACGCTGGCCCCCTGGCTGGCAGGACAGGGCCATGATCCCTTAATCACCCTCCTTAGAACTCGAGATCCCAAATGTAAGACTCGAGGAAAATGTCACCcaacaaaaatatgtttaaaaaaggtTTCTAGTCCCAGtaccttttcctcttcctgggaCACTGGACACACTTGGGGTCTCAGGATGTATGCTCCAGGAGTTGACAAGGGCATTTCCTTTACTATACAAAGGGTTAAAAGAAAAACTCCACCCAATCCGGTAGGGCCAAACAAGGATATGATTTTACACCTCCCACTCTTTCCGACTGTCCCTTCCCAACCTACCCCGCAATCGGGTGTCCCCACAAAGTCGGAATTACCAACTACAGGTCATATCCAGAACCTGCTCTCCCCTGAGACGCATTGGCTGGATGGAGTAGATTCTACGTATGCTTGGCTAAATTCATCTCACGCCGAGACTGTACAAGATTGTTGGCTGTGTTTAAACCCTAAACCCCCATATTACGCGAGAGTGGCTACAAACGCTAGCATTGGACAAGACACAGAAAAGCATGTCGTGAAATTGCTAAATCCAAGCACGACATTGTGCCCTTGGGGTTCACGACCAATTTTAACCCTAGGAGACCTCCAAGGGCAGGGTTGGTGTATAGCGTCCCAAGAATATAATTGGCAGAGCTCGCCTTACAAAAACTCTTGTGCAGAAGTGTATATTCCAACTAGTTCAGATACTGCTAGCGCCCAAAATATACCATACCGAGCCCTTCCTGGAGCCTGGTTTGCTTGCTCATCAGGAATTACCCCCTGCATTGCAGCCGCATACCTCGGGGTCGGCACCCAAGAGATTTGTATCTTAGTTCATATTCTCCCACAAATATACCTATATAGCCGAGAAGCAGGGAAAGAGCACTTACGTCTATTCGAAGGACGTTCCAGGGTAAAAAGGGCAGCACCAGTCCTCATTCCACTCCTAGTGGGACTGGGAATTGTGGGATCCACAGCTATTGGAACTGCTGGACTCATTGTGGGGGACCAAAATTACAAAACTGTAAGCAAGCAAGTGGACCGAGACCTAGGCTGCTTGGAAACTTCAATTTCTCGGCTGCAACACCAAGTAGATTCTTTAGCCGAAGTTGtattacaaaacagaagaggactTGATTTACTCTTCATGAAGGAAGGGGGCCGAGGTTGtattacaaaacagaagagggcTTGA
- the LOC125929130 gene encoding olfactory receptor-like protein OLF4 isoform X1, which produces MKVCVKCTHIISFFPRSHLHHMELSNKTRISEFLLLGFSERPELQPLIFGLFLSMYLITVFGNLLIILAISTDPNLHTPMYFFLANLSFVDICFTSTTIPKMLVNIQTQSKVITYEDCITQIYFLILFAVLDVFLLSVMAYDRFVAICHPLHYMVIMNPRLCGLLVLVSWIMCVLNSLLQSLMMLRLSFCTHLHIPHFFCELNEMLQLACSDTFLNNVVMYLAAVLLGGGPFAGILYSYSKIVSSIRGIASAKGKYKTFSTCASHLSVVCLFYCTMLGVYLSSAATQSSYSSATASVMYTVVTPMLNPFIYSLRNKDIKSALRRIVGVQVM; this is translated from the coding sequence ATGAAAGTTTGTGTGAAATGTACTcacattatttccttctttccaagaAGCCACCTCCACCACATGGAACTGAGCAACAAAACACgaatttcagaatttcttctcCTGGGATTTTCAGAGAGACCAGAACTGCAGCCCCTCATATTTGGGCTTTTCCTCTCCATGTACCTGATCACTGTGTTTGGAAACCTGCTCATAATTttggccatcagcacagaccccaacctccacacacccatgtacttcttcctggccAACCTGTCCTTCGTAGATATTTGCTTCACCTCCACCACGATTCCGAAGATGCTGGTGAACATCCAGACTCAGAGCAAAGTCATAACTTATGAGGACTGCAtcacacagatttattttctcattctctttgctGTACTGGACGTCTTCCTCCTGAGTGTGATGGCCTATGACAGGTTTGTGGCCATCTGTCACCCCCTGCACTACATGGTCATCATGAACCCCCGGCTCTGTGGGCTGCTGGTTCTGGTGTCCTGGATCATGTGCGTCCTGAATTCCCTGTTACAAAGTTTAATGATGTTGCGGCTATCCTTCTGTACACACTTGCATATCCCCCACTTTTTTTGTGAACTCAATGAGATGCTCCAGCTTGCCTGTTCTGACACCTTTCTTAATAACGTGGTGATGTATCTTGCAGCTGTCCTGCTGGGTGGTGGTCCTTTTGCTGGGATCCTTTACTCTTATTCCAAGATAGTTTCCTCTATACGTGGGATTGCATCAGCTAAGGGCAAGTATAAAACGTTTTCCACCTGTGCGTCTCACCTGTCGGTCGTGTGTTTATTTTACTGTACGATGCTCGGCGTGTACCTCAGCTCTGCTGCTACCCAGAGCTCCTACTCAAGTGCCACAGCCTCGGTGATGTACACGGTGGTCACGCCCATGCTGAACCCCttcatctacagcctgaggaacaaAGACATAAAGAGTGCTCTGAGAAGAATTGTTGGGGTTCAAGTGATGTAA